One segment of Rhodopirellula baltica SH 1 DNA contains the following:
- a CDS encoding cell division protein FtsH, giving the protein MKSNEGTTEHGESPPATSASKETVATAYHEAGHAVMAMAVGRSIQKVTIAPGKLQFGGSRLGTCEIKKGRSKGSKDQLEDDVLVLLAGMVSESRFTGVYCPAGASQDLREVSARLCTRAASQRQHETLLKRMLSKTEHILNDEANIEAIRAITKELLDKTTISGRAVKHHFEMAQRRHA; this is encoded by the coding sequence ATGAAATCGAACGAAGGCACGACCGAACACGGGGAATCACCACCCGCCACGTCCGCTTCCAAAGAAACCGTCGCAACCGCGTACCACGAAGCCGGTCACGCGGTGATGGCGATGGCGGTCGGACGAAGCATTCAAAAAGTCACCATCGCACCCGGCAAGCTCCAATTTGGAGGCTCTCGGCTTGGCACTTGCGAGATCAAAAAGGGCCGATCCAAAGGCAGCAAGGACCAACTCGAAGACGACGTGTTGGTCTTGTTGGCTGGGATGGTTTCCGAATCTCGCTTCACCGGAGTCTATTGTCCGGCGGGTGCATCGCAAGACTTGCGAGAGGTCTCGGCGCGATTGTGCACGCGAGCGGCGTCGCAGCGACAGCATGAAACACTCCTGAAACGCATGCTTTCGAAAACAGAACACATTCTCAACGACGAAGCCAACATCGAGGCGATCCGCGCGATCACCAAAGAGCTGTTGGATAAGACAACCATCAGCGGCCGCGCCGTGAAACACCATTTTGAGATGGCACAACGGCGGCACGCTTGA
- a CDS encoding Gfo/Idh/MocA family protein, with translation MERRSFLAASAAAATVVATQAKSARADEKQRPRRVALIGCGWYGKCDLLQLINIEPVEVVSLCDVDQKLLEECADLIASRQKSGNRPETFASYEELLAKKNVDIVLVDTPDHWHALPMIAAVEAGADVYVQKPTGVDTLESKAMLDAARRTGRVVQVGTQRRSTPHLIDAKKNVVDAGLLGNVAFAEVCCYYHMRANSNPPAIDPPPHLDYEAWTGPAPMRPYTELTHPRKWRAFMEYGNGIVGDMCVHMLDLVRWQLDLGWPKRISSVGGIMVQKDSLANITDTQTATFDFDGLDVVWTHRSWGSAPDPEYPWAAKIYGDKGTLKLSVNKFEFEPRGGGKKLSGEAVIETDKYLTDVTDKEKWALELHVASAIRGHMRDFLNAIDNRSKPVADIQQGHISSASCFMANVAMELGRTLEFDPETHTIVDDEEATKKIKRSYRAPYQHPADTA, from the coding sequence ATGGAACGCCGTTCTTTTCTTGCCGCCAGCGCCGCAGCTGCCACCGTTGTTGCCACCCAAGCCAAATCTGCTCGAGCCGATGAAAAGCAACGCCCTCGCCGCGTCGCTTTGATTGGTTGCGGTTGGTATGGCAAATGTGATTTGTTGCAGCTGATCAACATCGAACCCGTCGAAGTGGTTTCGTTGTGCGACGTCGATCAAAAGTTGCTCGAAGAATGCGCCGATCTAATCGCCTCACGGCAAAAGTCCGGCAATCGACCTGAAACGTTCGCAAGCTACGAAGAGCTGCTCGCCAAGAAGAACGTGGACATCGTTTTGGTTGACACGCCCGATCATTGGCACGCTCTACCGATGATCGCTGCGGTCGAAGCAGGTGCCGATGTTTACGTTCAGAAGCCAACTGGCGTCGACACGCTGGAAAGCAAAGCGATGTTGGACGCGGCACGTCGGACGGGACGAGTCGTGCAAGTGGGAACGCAGCGTCGAAGCACGCCGCACTTGATCGACGCGAAAAAGAACGTCGTCGATGCCGGGTTGCTTGGGAACGTCGCCTTTGCCGAAGTGTGTTGTTACTACCACATGCGAGCGAACTCGAATCCACCGGCGATCGATCCGCCACCGCACTTGGACTACGAAGCTTGGACAGGACCGGCGCCGATGCGTCCTTACACTGAGCTGACTCATCCACGCAAATGGCGTGCGTTCATGGAGTATGGAAATGGAATCGTCGGTGACATGTGTGTTCACATGTTGGACTTGGTGCGATGGCAATTGGACTTGGGTTGGCCCAAGCGAATTAGCAGCGTGGGCGGGATCATGGTTCAGAAAGATTCGCTTGCCAATATCACGGACACACAAACGGCGACGTTTGACTTCGACGGTTTGGACGTTGTTTGGACACACCGAAGCTGGGGCAGTGCTCCCGATCCCGAGTATCCTTGGGCGGCCAAGATCTACGGCGACAAGGGCACGCTGAAGTTAAGCGTGAACAAGTTTGAATTTGAACCTCGCGGTGGCGGCAAGAAGCTGTCGGGCGAGGCGGTGATCGAGACTGACAAGTACCTAACGGATGTTACTGATAAAGAGAAGTGGGCGCTCGAACTGCACGTCGCCTCGGCCATTCGGGGTCACATGCGTGACTTCCTCAACGCGATTGACAACCGTTCCAAACCGGTCGCCGATATTCAACAAGGTCACATCAGCAGTGCGTCTTGCTTCATGGCAAACGTGGCGATGGAACTAGGTCGAACGCTCGAGTTTGATCCGGAAACACATACGATTGTGGATGATGAAGAAGCGACCAAAAAGATAAAAAGAAGCTATCGAGCACCTTATCAGCACCCCGCCGATACGGCATGA
- a CDS encoding DUF1254 domain-containing protein: MNFRWIRSQLGIVALVLLSANGHAVDADDPTPGYNHKIPQQILTPDVVETKLLGELTFDDGRPDEATTKKLYDFLTVVRGTEAFLNGIPATSIEGLRLGHIELGLKTSSQFMIMDRLLDSNPLFLTGNTDTVYCSGFLDLKRDGPTVVEVPEKCGPGTVNDAFFRFVIDMGVPGPDRGSGGKYLILPPDHDGEWVGPIGGKATEIDGETYFVVQSTSWVNWVILRGFLVDGKPDASAEMFRNGLKVYPLSMKSNPPAMKFVSGSEKTFNTIHANTFEFYEELATVIQREPVTMLDPELRGIFAAIGIEKGKEFSPDEKERRLLTEAVAIGNATARSIVFRPRLTGVKYYSGSAWMTAFIGGDYKWLKDGGRGGRNLDARTLFFYQATVNTPAMVLKMTGKGSQYAYAAVDQEGRYLDGSKTYKLRLPANVPVKDFWSVVIYDPQTRSELQTGQSFPSKNSKRDDLQTNPDGSVDLYFAPESPAGKESNWIQTVSGKGWYTLLRLYGPLDPWFEKTWRPGEIELFDDAD; the protein is encoded by the coding sequence ATGAATTTTAGATGGATACGGAGCCAACTCGGCATTGTGGCTTTGGTTTTGCTGAGCGCAAATGGACATGCGGTTGACGCTGATGATCCGACGCCCGGATACAATCACAAGATTCCGCAGCAAATCCTCACGCCGGACGTGGTCGAGACCAAACTGCTCGGAGAGTTGACTTTTGATGATGGGCGCCCCGACGAAGCGACCACCAAGAAACTGTATGACTTTCTCACCGTCGTGCGTGGAACGGAAGCTTTTTTGAACGGAATCCCCGCTACATCGATCGAAGGGCTTCGGTTAGGACACATTGAATTGGGACTGAAAACATCCAGCCAATTCATGATCATGGATCGCCTTTTAGATTCCAACCCGCTCTTTTTGACCGGCAACACAGACACCGTGTATTGCTCGGGATTCTTGGATCTCAAACGCGATGGGCCGACCGTTGTGGAGGTGCCGGAAAAATGTGGTCCAGGCACCGTCAACGACGCGTTCTTTCGGTTTGTCATTGATATGGGAGTTCCGGGGCCAGACCGCGGTAGCGGTGGGAAATACTTGATTCTGCCACCCGACCATGACGGCGAATGGGTAGGACCAATTGGCGGAAAAGCAACCGAAATCGATGGCGAAACATACTTCGTGGTTCAATCAACCAGTTGGGTGAATTGGGTGATTCTCCGTGGCTTCCTGGTCGACGGAAAACCTGATGCGTCTGCGGAAATGTTTCGCAACGGTTTGAAAGTCTATCCGCTTTCCATGAAGTCGAACCCACCCGCGATGAAATTCGTCAGCGGATCGGAAAAGACGTTCAACACCATTCACGCGAATACATTTGAGTTTTACGAGGAATTGGCCACGGTGATCCAACGAGAACCTGTGACCATGCTTGATCCTGAATTGCGTGGGATCTTTGCCGCGATCGGTATTGAAAAAGGAAAAGAGTTTTCTCCAGATGAGAAGGAAAGACGACTGCTGACGGAGGCGGTAGCGATTGGCAATGCCACTGCGCGTTCAATTGTTTTCAGGCCGCGGTTAACTGGCGTGAAATACTACTCTGGTAGTGCATGGATGACCGCATTCATCGGAGGAGACTATAAGTGGCTCAAAGACGGTGGTCGTGGTGGACGCAACCTCGATGCAAGAACGTTGTTCTTTTATCAGGCGACGGTCAATACACCGGCCATGGTTCTGAAGATGACAGGCAAGGGGTCACAATATGCCTATGCTGCGGTCGATCAAGAAGGGCGTTACTTGGACGGAAGTAAAACCTACAAGCTTCGCCTTCCCGCGAACGTCCCGGTGAAAGACTTCTGGTCTGTTGTCATCTACGACCCTCAGACTCGATCCGAGTTGCAGACCGGGCAATCGTTTCCAAGCAAGAATAGTAAGCGAGACGACCTGCAGACCAATCCAGACGGTTCGGTTGACCTTTACTTTGCACCGGAAAGCCCCGCCGGAAAAGAATCCAATTGGATTCAAACCGTTTCCGGAAAGGGGTGGTACACGTTGCTTCGTCTTTATGGACCGTTGGATCCGTGGTTTGAGAAGACTTGGCGTCCCGGAGAAATCGAACTCTTCGACGACGCCGATTGA
- a CDS encoding VOC family protein: MSNQHELINYIEIPATDMAKTKVFFETCFGWKFTDYGPEYTAFDKSTGLDGGFYQSDKSSLTSNGSALVVFYSNELEATMAKVQSSGGTVIQEIFSFPGGRRFQFTDPSGNEFGVWSDN; this comes from the coding sequence ATGTCCAACCAACACGAATTGATCAACTACATCGAGATCCCCGCCACTGACATGGCGAAAACCAAGGTTTTCTTTGAGACTTGCTTTGGTTGGAAATTCACGGACTATGGCCCCGAGTACACCGCCTTCGACAAATCGACTGGCTTGGATGGTGGTTTCTATCAGTCCGATAAGTCATCGCTGACATCCAACGGATCCGCATTGGTCGTTTTCTACAGCAATGAATTGGAAGCAACGATGGCGAAAGTTCAATCATCGGGCGGAACCGTGATCCAGGAAATATTTTCCTTCCCCGGAGGCCGCCGCTTCCAATTCACCGATCCGTCCGGCAACGAATTCGGTGTGTGGTCCGACAATTAG
- a CDS encoding PVC-type heme-binding CxxCH protein, with protein sequence MTLTNRCSLLHTAVASLAVAFSLGNATGSAQDDYSAELPRVPATPASETLQDFQVADGFQIQLIASEPLVTSPVAMEWAADGSLFVCEMRGYSEDRDQGISRISHLRDVDQDGVYDSSTIFVEGLLWPTGLFPWDGGLFVGDAPNLYYFRDTDGDGKADQRDTVLTGFGTSNVQGLMNSFRWGLDNRIHIACSSTGGMIRRPGQPESDAINIRGRDIALDPHTGDFELTSGAAQHGMSFDDWGRKFVSSNSDHLQQVMYEDHYIGRNSLLQPAAARVSIAEDGPQAEVFRTSPVEPWRIVRTRLRVSGKARGPIEGGGRAAGYFTGATGVTIVRGDAWPASFQGMAIIGDVGSNLIHRKRLQPNGLKWVGKRVDPDSELVTSTDIWFRPAQFANAPDGSLHIIDVCREVIEHPKSLPVEIKQHLDLTSGRDRGRLYRLVPDGYEHRATPNLNRASDQELVDTLAHPNAWHRETASRLLVQRQSKSITELKQMANHPELPLGRLHALAVLDGLKQLDEETVFPRLNDPHPSIRKHAIRLTEKLTSNEALRSKLAERIDDPSIEVRYQLAFTAGSIDGFEKTQTLAHIIRQNPTNRWMQTAVQSSVAEGAGELFFALLKKPIDPNLIEFVGRLASQITQQNDPADIRLAVAAVSNLSPDDGNFALPILGKLLETRSRPDTVLRQLDDSGELAEIDQVLNKMLEQLERVALNESEQVDDRVSAIENLRYATASRVSDVMKSLIDSRQPIGIQRAAMITWGRFDSDEITESLLSRWSSLSPSLRETASEILFSRPDRLLRLLTAIDSGDIPLSEVSRSRLQVATKSPNSSIQKLAAKLLESSGSKNREQVVQAYQKSLHLPGDSARGSKLFTAHCANCHRLEDRGHEIGPNLATVKTRGDDFILANVLDPNREVNPQYLNYVALDVDGRTLTGMITEESATSITLQRAESAKDSLLRVDIERLQSTGMSIMPEGLEEQLDRQAMADLIAYLMQVK encoded by the coding sequence ATGACGCTAACCAACCGCTGTTCGCTGCTTCATACGGCCGTCGCTAGCCTTGCTGTTGCGTTCTCGCTCGGGAACGCAACAGGATCTGCGCAAGATGACTACTCCGCCGAACTTCCTCGCGTTCCGGCCACGCCAGCCTCGGAAACACTTCAAGACTTTCAGGTTGCCGACGGGTTTCAAATCCAGTTGATCGCCAGCGAACCGTTGGTGACCAGCCCCGTGGCAATGGAATGGGCGGCGGATGGATCGCTGTTCGTTTGCGAAATGCGAGGCTACAGCGAAGATCGCGACCAAGGTATTTCGCGAATTTCTCATTTGCGAGATGTTGATCAGGACGGGGTCTATGACTCCAGCACCATCTTTGTGGAAGGACTTCTGTGGCCCACTGGTTTGTTCCCGTGGGACGGTGGACTGTTTGTCGGTGACGCGCCCAACCTTTACTACTTTCGCGACACCGATGGTGACGGAAAAGCCGATCAACGGGACACCGTCTTGACCGGATTCGGTACCTCCAACGTCCAGGGCCTTATGAACTCGTTTCGTTGGGGACTCGACAACCGAATTCACATCGCATGCAGCAGTACCGGCGGAATGATCCGGAGGCCTGGCCAACCTGAATCAGACGCGATCAACATACGAGGTCGCGACATCGCTTTGGATCCACACACCGGTGATTTTGAACTGACCAGTGGCGCGGCTCAACACGGAATGAGCTTCGACGATTGGGGACGCAAATTTGTGTCGTCCAACAGCGACCATCTGCAGCAAGTCATGTACGAAGATCACTACATCGGCCGCAACTCACTACTGCAACCCGCCGCGGCGAGAGTCTCGATCGCGGAGGATGGACCGCAAGCCGAAGTGTTTCGCACCAGTCCCGTCGAACCGTGGCGGATTGTTCGCACGCGATTGAGAGTCAGCGGCAAGGCACGCGGACCAATTGAAGGCGGCGGTCGAGCGGCGGGCTACTTCACCGGCGCCACCGGAGTCACGATTGTGCGCGGTGACGCTTGGCCTGCGTCATTCCAAGGCATGGCGATCATTGGCGATGTGGGCAGCAATCTGATTCATCGCAAGAGACTCCAGCCCAACGGATTGAAATGGGTTGGCAAAAGAGTTGACCCCGACAGTGAACTGGTCACATCCACTGACATCTGGTTCCGCCCAGCTCAGTTCGCCAATGCTCCGGATGGTTCGCTGCACATCATCGACGTTTGTCGCGAAGTCATTGAACACCCCAAAAGTCTGCCTGTTGAGATCAAACAACACTTGGACCTGACCTCGGGACGCGATCGAGGCCGTCTGTACCGTCTCGTTCCAGATGGATATGAGCACCGAGCAACGCCGAATCTGAATCGTGCAAGCGACCAAGAATTGGTCGATACGCTTGCTCACCCCAACGCATGGCATCGTGAAACGGCAAGCCGTCTGCTGGTCCAGCGACAGTCAAAGTCAATCACCGAACTGAAACAGATGGCAAATCACCCCGAACTGCCGCTTGGAAGATTGCATGCACTCGCGGTGCTGGACGGCCTCAAGCAACTCGACGAAGAAACCGTTTTTCCAAGACTGAACGATCCGCATCCGTCCATTCGCAAACATGCGATCCGCTTGACAGAAAAACTAACGTCCAACGAGGCGCTGCGTAGCAAACTGGCGGAACGAATCGACGATCCATCGATCGAAGTCCGTTACCAACTGGCTTTCACCGCAGGTTCGATTGACGGCTTTGAAAAAACGCAAACACTCGCCCACATCATCCGCCAAAACCCCACCAACCGATGGATGCAGACGGCGGTCCAAAGTTCCGTTGCCGAAGGAGCTGGCGAATTGTTCTTCGCCTTACTCAAAAAACCAATTGATCCCAATCTGATTGAATTCGTCGGTCGATTGGCGTCGCAAATCACCCAGCAGAACGATCCAGCTGATATTCGCTTGGCGGTCGCAGCCGTATCGAATCTATCACCCGACGATGGAAACTTTGCTCTTCCGATTTTGGGCAAACTTCTGGAAACCCGATCGCGTCCAGACACGGTGTTGCGTCAGCTGGACGATTCCGGTGAGCTCGCGGAAATCGATCAAGTGTTGAACAAGATGCTCGAACAGCTCGAGCGTGTCGCACTCAATGAGTCCGAACAGGTGGATGATCGCGTCAGTGCAATTGAAAACTTGCGATACGCCACCGCATCTCGCGTGTCGGATGTGATGAAGTCCTTGATCGACAGTCGCCAGCCCATCGGGATTCAGCGAGCCGCAATGATCACTTGGGGCCGCTTCGATTCCGACGAAATCACCGAGTCGCTGTTATCGCGTTGGAGCAGCCTGAGTCCCAGTCTTCGAGAAACGGCCAGTGAAATCCTGTTCTCGCGACCTGATCGTTTGCTTCGTCTGTTGACCGCCATCGATTCTGGCGACATCCCACTCAGCGAAGTCTCACGATCACGTTTGCAAGTCGCCACAAAATCGCCCAATTCGTCGATTCAGAAGCTAGCGGCCAAACTGCTCGAATCAAGCGGTTCGAAAAACCGCGAACAAGTTGTTCAGGCGTACCAGAAGTCGTTGCATTTGCCTGGCGATTCCGCTCGCGGCAGCAAGCTCTTCACGGCGCACTGTGCCAACTGCCACCGCCTAGAAGATCGAGGCCATGAGATTGGCCCCAACTTGGCGACGGTCAAAACTCGCGGAGACGACTTCATTCTCGCGAACGTCTTGGATCCAAACCGTGAGGTGAACCCTCAATACTTGAACTACGTCGCGTTGGACGTCGATGGACGAACGCTGACCGGAATGATCACGGAAGAATCGGCAACTTCGATCACGCTGCAACGAGCCGAATCGGCCAAGGATTCGCTGCTACGGGTCGACATCGAACGTCTGCAGAGCACCGGAATGTCGATCATGCCGGAAGGTCTGGAAGAACAACTCGATCGGCAAGCGATGGCCGATCTGATCGCGTATCTGATGCAGGTGAAGTGA
- a CDS encoding Gfo/Idh/MocA family protein: MNDKLNRTTSDHPTTTRREVLRRGASASAALAATVGASRMVHTQAASADPDRKIKIGIVGAGGRGTGAVNDSFSINDNIELVTIADLDPGNAERLRTGMTRRHGDKINVADDRIHSGLDAYKAVLEDPEVEVVFLTTSPAFRPSHIAEAVKAGKHVFAEKPSCVDPAGYRICVAAHEEAKKNGTAIVTGTQYRRQSNYMEAVKRIHDGEIGDIIGMTSRYCSQGIWYKNRAEGVSDTQYQLNNWMHFIWLSGDQIAEQAVHNIDLMNWVMQGPPVSAYGSGGRFTRPDDSEMWDSMSIDYMYSDERPVSFMCRQIPGSTAENGSTVRGTKGFAIIGAGSSGSTFLDRSGKETLKLEGSIADAYRQEHKDLIDSIRSGEAIVELLETAKSSLTAVMGRMAAYTGKKVTWDFVANESELDLFPKDLQWDGSRPEPSYAIPGKTKLI; encoded by the coding sequence ATGAATGACAAGCTGAACCGCACCACCTCTGATCACCCAACCACCACCCGTCGCGAAGTCCTGCGTCGCGGTGCATCCGCGTCCGCTGCATTGGCGGCAACGGTTGGTGCCAGCCGAATGGTTCACACTCAGGCGGCATCCGCCGATCCAGATCGGAAGATCAAAATTGGAATCGTCGGCGCGGGTGGACGGGGAACGGGCGCAGTCAACGACTCGTTCTCCATCAACGACAACATCGAATTGGTCACCATTGCGGACTTGGATCCGGGCAATGCGGAACGACTTCGGACGGGAATGACTCGACGTCATGGCGACAAAATCAACGTTGCTGACGATCGCATTCACTCTGGCCTGGACGCTTACAAAGCTGTTCTGGAAGATCCAGAAGTGGAAGTTGTGTTCTTGACCACTTCGCCAGCCTTCCGTCCATCTCACATCGCCGAAGCTGTCAAAGCGGGCAAGCATGTCTTCGCTGAGAAACCATCCTGCGTCGATCCCGCCGGCTATCGAATTTGTGTTGCCGCTCACGAAGAAGCGAAGAAGAACGGGACCGCCATCGTCACCGGAACACAGTACCGCCGCCAATCCAACTACATGGAAGCGGTCAAGCGAATTCACGACGGTGAGATCGGTGACATCATCGGCATGACCTCTCGCTACTGCAGCCAAGGCATTTGGTATAAGAACCGAGCCGAAGGTGTTAGCGACACCCAGTACCAACTCAACAACTGGATGCACTTCATCTGGTTGTCCGGCGACCAAATCGCTGAGCAAGCCGTTCACAACATTGACCTGATGAACTGGGTCATGCAGGGACCACCGGTTAGCGCGTACGGTTCGGGCGGACGCTTCACCCGTCCCGACGACAGCGAAATGTGGGACAGCATGTCGATTGACTACATGTACTCCGACGAACGCCCTGTTTCGTTCATGTGCCGCCAAATCCCTGGTTCAACTGCTGAAAACGGCAGCACCGTTCGTGGAACCAAAGGTTTTGCAATCATCGGTGCTGGCAGCAGCGGATCCACCTTCCTGGACCGCAGCGGCAAGGAAACTCTGAAGCTCGAAGGAAGCATCGCGGATGCTTATCGCCAAGAGCACAAGGACTTGATCGATTCGATTCGAAGCGGCGAAGCGATCGTCGAGTTGCTCGAAACTGCGAAGAGTTCGTTGACCGCTGTCATGGGTCGCATGGCCGCTTACACCGGCAAAAAGGTAACGTGGGACTTTGTCGCCAATGAGTCGGAACTGGACCTTTTCCCCAAAGATTTGCAGTGGGACGGAAGTCGACCTGAGCCTAGCTATGCCATCCCTGGCAAAACGAAACTAATCTGA
- a CDS encoding Gfo/Idh/MocA family protein produces MSESATNQDRVRILCVGAGNMGRSHALAYQAIDGFEIVGICTRSKESGAKLNEELGSDYATYQDFDEALRATQPDAVCVSTWPDTHARFVTTALEAGCHVFVEKPLADSVEAAEEIAATALATNRKVVVGYILRHHPSWNRFIEIAHTLGKPLVMRMNLNQSSSGATWETHKRLMSTVSPIVDCGVHYVDVMCQMTGSRPVRVSGIGARLTDELPEGMVNYGQLQVTFEDGSVGWYEAGWGPMMSETAFFVKDVVGPNGSVSIVAESASSSGQSDNVDAHTKTESIRLHHGKLNTEGNFARDDEWIHLEDEPDHDGLCHREQQFFLDAIQQNNDLTAHLQDAVNSMKIVAAADESFRTGKTIELHTNETVGS; encoded by the coding sequence ATGAGTGAATCTGCAACGAATCAAGATCGCGTTCGTATCCTGTGTGTTGGCGCAGGAAACATGGGCCGCTCTCACGCTTTGGCGTATCAAGCGATCGATGGTTTTGAGATCGTCGGAATTTGCACTCGATCGAAAGAGTCCGGTGCAAAATTGAACGAAGAGCTCGGTAGCGACTACGCGACCTATCAAGACTTCGATGAGGCTCTGCGGGCGACCCAACCGGACGCCGTTTGTGTCTCGACTTGGCCCGACACCCACGCACGCTTTGTAACGACCGCGTTAGAAGCGGGATGTCACGTGTTTGTCGAGAAACCGCTGGCGGATTCCGTGGAAGCAGCCGAAGAGATCGCGGCCACCGCATTGGCGACCAATCGCAAAGTCGTGGTGGGTTACATCCTGCGACATCACCCGAGTTGGAATCGATTCATTGAGATCGCACACACATTGGGCAAACCTTTGGTGATGCGGATGAACCTCAACCAATCTTCATCGGGTGCGACTTGGGAAACCCACAAACGATTGATGTCAACCGTATCGCCCATCGTTGACTGCGGGGTTCACTACGTTGACGTGATGTGCCAAATGACTGGGTCACGTCCAGTGCGAGTGTCGGGAATCGGCGCGAGATTGACCGATGAACTTCCTGAAGGAATGGTCAACTACGGCCAACTACAGGTCACGTTCGAAGATGGGTCGGTTGGTTGGTACGAAGCCGGTTGGGGACCGATGATGAGCGAGACTGCGTTCTTTGTCAAAGACGTCGTTGGACCAAACGGTTCAGTATCCATCGTCGCCGAATCGGCTTCTTCGTCGGGACAAAGTGACAACGTGGATGCTCACACAAAGACGGAATCCATCCGCTTGCACCACGGAAAACTGAACACCGAAGGCAACTTCGCTCGCGACGACGAGTGGATTCATCTGGAAGACGAACCCGATCACGATGGTTTGTGCCATCGTGAGCAGCAGTTTTTCCTCGATGCGATTCAACAAAACAATGACTTGACAGCGCACCTTCAAGACGCGGTCAACTCTATGAAGATTGTCGCGGCAGCGGACGAATCCTTCCGAACCGGCAAGACCATCGAGCTACATACGAACGAAACCGTTGGAAGTTAG
- the nagB gene encoding glucosamine-6-phosphate deaminase, with translation MSSTLESPSPLNNPSQRTSGLSVLRMASAGEASRRVAREIGSLIRHRASQHRNCVLGLATGSTPVRVYRELVRMHREEGLSFHNVVTFNLDEYYPIKPDAAQSYVRFMNHHLFDHIDIVRANVHIPRGTIELEAVPGYCRDYDELIASSGGIDLQLLGIGRTGHIGFNEPGATRDTRTRMVKLDDLTRLDAVKDFGGIEHVPLLAITMGVDSILQSRRIRLLAFGEHKADIVQRAIEGPISSTIPATYLQTHGDVQYLLDDAAADCLSSSALGESV, from the coding sequence ATGAGTAGTACTTTGGAAAGTCCCTCGCCGTTAAACAACCCATCTCAACGCACGTCGGGTCTGTCCGTCCTGCGAATGGCAAGCGCGGGTGAAGCCAGCCGACGGGTTGCTAGGGAAATTGGATCGTTGATTCGCCACCGTGCCTCCCAACATCGCAATTGCGTATTGGGATTGGCCACCGGATCAACTCCCGTACGCGTTTATCGCGAACTGGTGCGAATGCACCGCGAAGAAGGTCTGTCATTTCACAACGTGGTCACATTCAATCTGGATGAGTACTATCCGATCAAACCGGACGCGGCCCAAAGCTACGTTCGCTTCATGAATCATCATCTGTTCGATCACATTGACATTGTCCGTGCGAACGTTCACATCCCACGAGGAACCATCGAACTGGAAGCGGTACCCGGGTACTGCCGAGACTACGATGAGCTGATCGCATCGTCCGGTGGAATTGATCTGCAGCTACTGGGAATTGGACGAACCGGACACATCGGATTCAACGAACCGGGTGCCACGCGGGACACGCGGACTCGAATGGTCAAACTGGATGACCTGACTCGTCTGGATGCGGTCAAAGACTTTGGCGGGATCGAACACGTGCCGTTGCTCGCGATCACGATGGGAGTCGATTCCATTTTGCAGTCGCGTCGAATTCGCTTACTCGCGTTTGGTGAACACAAGGCCGACATTGTCCAACGAGCCATCGAAGGACCAATCAGCTCCACCATTCCCGCCACCTACTTGCAAACGCACGGTGACGTGCAATACCTGCTCGATGACGCGGCGGCTGATTGTTTGTCCTCGTCCGCACTGGGAGAATCGGTCTGA